Proteins encoded by one window of Chrysemys picta bellii isolate R12L10 chromosome 10, ASM1138683v2, whole genome shotgun sequence:
- the ZNF710 gene encoding zinc finger protein 710 yields MERFTDSGTQTDAVVVLSLAQAAVLGLVSENEFFGATISPGGFFPGLGNELADTATVEPEDPEGAYRLQKEGCVPAEAPEEEGLEAETPFEKHTRRRKRPPVRLVPKVKYENPAGAEEEGAYEVSVPGDSKEETQNSHPPSLEESGCEKTVQSSAMKMIDLSAFGRKPRRLRHLRRHVRQDVGLGSYDPVQVGYAEASVAGAPASTGPEALGSECSFEANAASLEAPMPESPEQGKSEQGFAWQEPADFDADAAGVHTERNKKAQLDRLDINVQIDDSYLVEAGDRQKRWQCRMCEKSYTSKYNLVTHILGHNGIKPHSCPHCGKPFKQPSHLQTHLLTHQGTRPHKCDVCSKAFTQTSHLKRHMLLHSDIKPYSCHFCGRGFAYPSELKAHEVKHENGRCHVCVECGLDFSTLTQLKRHLSTHQGPTLYQCLECSKSFHYRSQLQNHMLKHQNVRPFVCTECGMEFSQIHHLKQHSLTHKGVKEFKCEVCGREFTLQANMKRHMLIHTSVRPYQCHICFKTFVQKQTLKTHMIVHSPVKPFKCKVCGKSFNRMYNLLGHMHLHAGSKPFKCPYCSSKFNLKGNLSRHMKVKHGVMDISLDSQDPMMELTGAEHTELDAQQEMEEYDEENAYDYAGVGNPPDENALTEQAMKEMAYYNML; encoded by the exons ATGGAACGCTTCACCGACTCTGGAACTCAAACGGATGCGGTGGTGGTGCTGTCCCTGGCCCAGGCCGCTGTCTTGGGCTTGGTGTCCGAGAACGAGTTCTTCGGCGCAACCATCAGCCCCGGAGGCTTCTTTCCAGGGCTAGGAAATGAGCTTGCAGACACGGCCACGGTGGAACCGGAGGATCCGGAAGGCGCTTACAGGCTGCAGAAGGAAGGCTGCGTCCCAGCCGAGGCgccggaggaggaggggctggaggcagagactCCATTTGAAAAACATACCCGGAGGAGGAAGCGGCCTCCGGTGAGGCTGGTGCCCAAGGTCAAGTATGAAAACCCTGCGGGtgcggaggaggagggggcgtACGAAGTGTCCGTCCCTGGCGACAGCAAGGAGGAGACGCAGAACAGCCACCCGCCCAGCCTCGAGGAGTCGGGCTGTGAGAAGACCGTGCAGAGCAGTGCCATGAAGATGATTGACCTGAGTGCTTTTGGCAGGAAGCCCCGGCGACTGCGGCATCTGCGCAGACACGTGCGGCAGGACGTGGGCCTGGGGAGTTACGACCCCGTCCAGGTTGGTTACGCTGAGGCCAGCGTGGCCGGGGCTCCGGCAAGCACCGGGCCAGAGGCCCTCGGAAGCGAGTGCAGCTTCGAGGCGAACGCTGCGTCTCTGGAGGCGCCCATGCCCGAGTCGCCGGAGCAGGGGAAGAGCGAGCAGGGCTTTGcgtggcaggagccagcggattTTGACGCAGACGCAGCTGGAGTTCACACGGAGCGCAATAAAAAAGCCCAGCTGGACCGGCTGGACATCAACGTGCAGATCGACGACTCCTACctggtggaggccggggaccgcCAGAAGCGCTGGCAGTGCCGCATGTGCGAGAAATCCTACACCTCCAAGTACAACCTGGTGACGCACATCCTGGGCCACAACGGCATCAAGCCCCACTCCTGCCCGCACTGCGGCAAGCCCTTCAAGCAGCCCAGCCACCTGCAGACGCACCTCCTGACGCACCAGGGCACGCGGCCGCACAAGTGCGACGTGTGCAGCAAAGCCTTCACGCAGACCAGCCACCTGAAGCGGCACATGCTGCTGCACAGCGACATCAAGCCGTACAGCTGCCACTTCTGCGGGCGGGGCTTCGCCTACCCCAGCGAGCTGAAGGCCCACGAGGTGAAGCATGAGAACGGGCGCTGCCACGTGTGCGTGGAGTGTGGGCTGGACTTCTCCACGCTGACGCAGCTCAAGCGCCACCTCTCCACGCACCAGGGGCCCACGCTCTACCAGTGCCTGGAGTGCAGCAAGTCCTTCCACTACCGCAGCCAGCTGCAGAACCACATGCTGAAGCACCAGAACGTCCGGCCCTTCGTCTGCACCGAGTGCGGCATGGAATTCAGCCAGATCCACCACCTCAAGCAGCACTCGCTCACGCACAAG GGTGTGAAAGAATTCAAGTGTGAGGTGTGTGGGCGTGAGTTCACCCTGCAGGCCAACATGAAGCGGCACATGCTCATACACACCAGCGTCCGTCCATACCAGTGTCACATCTGCTTCAAGACCTTCGTGCAGAAGCAGACCCTCAAGACCCATATGATCGTGCACTCGCCAGTGAAGCCATTCAAATGCAAG GTTTGTGGGAAGTCCTTCAATCGCATGTACAACCTGCTAGGACACATGCACCTGCACGCAGGGAGCAAACCCTTCAAATGCCCCTACTGCTCCAGCAAGTTCAACCTGAAAGGCAACCTGAGCCGGCACATGAAGGTCAAACACGGGGTCATGGACATCAGCCTGGACAGCCAAG ATCCCATGATGGAACTGACCGGGGCAGAGCACACGGAGCTGGACGCCCAGCAGGAAATGGAGGAGTACGACGAGGAGAACGCCTATGACTACGCAGGGGTGGGCAACCCCCCGGACGAGAACGCCCTGACGGAGCAGGCCATGAAGGAAATGGCCTATTACAACATGTTGTAG